The stretch of DNA GGCACGGTGATGCCATGATCTTCGGTATCGCCGGTGTCATACACCGCGACGATCGCGGGGTGGTTCAGCGAGCCGCCGTTTTGCGCCTCCTTGCGGAAACGTTCGCGGAAACCCGTGTCGCGAGCAAGGTCAGCCCGCATGATCTTCACGGCGACATCACGGCCAAGAAGCGTGTCCTTGGCACGGTAAACGTCCGACATACCGCCGGTACCGATGAGTTCGCCAAGCTCGTAGCGCTGGCCGAGTGAATGCAGTGGCATCGTGAAGCTGACCTCCTTTTCTTATCCGCGATTACCCGAAGGGTTAAGATTACCCAGATTCGGCAGCCCCGTCGGCATCGCCGGCGCCGACGGCAGGTCAACGGTCAGGCTCGGCAGCGGCTCTTCTGGCACCGACACCTTCGGATCCGTCGACTTCTTGTTGTTGGTCTTCTTTTCCTTCGTCGATGTCGACGCAGGAGAGCTTTCCTCCGTCGGCGTGACGTAGATCGTTGTCGCTTCCGGCGCCTTCGTCGTCGTAGTAGGAGCCTTGCTTGTCGACGGCACCACCGGCGCAACACTCGTCTTCTCCGTCGTCTTCGTCTCCCGAGTCGACGTGACCGGCGCCGGCGCTGGGGCCGGCGCCGGCTCGTCGCCCGAATTTAACAACGCATACGCCACCCCACCGCCAGCCAGCAAAGCAACCAAAGCTAACACTGCTGGCCACGCGCCGGACTTCTTCTTCGCCGGAGCCGCCGGTGGAACGTAAGTCGGGCCGGGCTTAGCTGCGGCCAGCGCCTCAGCCGGCGTACCCACCGGCATGACGGTGGTCGCACTCGTCGGCGAACCCCCGATTACTTGGGTGGCTTCCGTGGTGCCGGGGCTCGGGTCGACGGGAGGCTGACCGAGCCGCACCCGCGAAATCGACTGCGCGAAGGCGCCGCCATCGGGGAACCGACGAGTGGCGTCTTTGCGCATGGCGATCGCGATGAGCTCCCGGGCCGGTGCCGAAACGCTCACCGGCAGCGGTGGGGCCGCGTTCTTGATGTGGGCGATCGCCACGGAAACGGAGGAATCACCCACGAATGGCCGCTTGCCGGCGAGCAGCTCGTAGCCCACCACTCCGAGCGAGTACACGTCGGAGGCGGCGGAAACGTCGTGCCCTTGCGCCTGCTCGGGGGAGACGTACTGGGCGGTGCCCACTACCATTCCTGTCCTGGTCAGGGGAACCGCAGCGGCCGCCTTGGCGATGCCGAAGTCGGTGATCTTTACCCCGTCTTCCGGGGTAATCATGATGTTGCCGGGCTTGATGTCGCGGTGGACCAGACCCATGGCGTGGATCGTGGCTAACCCATGCGCTGCTTGTTCGAGCAGCCCCAGCGCTCGATCTTCATGGAGCGCGCCTTCGCGCGCGAGCAGATCCGCCAGGGATTCGCCCCGGATGAACTCCATCACGATGAAGCAGAATGTGGTGCCGGCGGCGTCGTGCGATTCCCGGTAGTCGTAGGTGGCCACCACATTGGGGTGGTTGATGTTTTCGGCCGCCTGGGCTTCGTTGCGGAAGCGGGTGAGGAATTCTTGGTTGTCGGCGAACTCGGGCCTCAATACCTTGATGGCAACTTCGCGGTTGTGGCGAAGGTCGTCGGCAAGCCACACGGTGGACATGCCGCCGTGGCCGATGATCCATTGGAGGCGGTAGTCGTCGCCGATGAGGGGTTGGATCCGTTCGATACCGTCGGTGTTGTAGGAGGTCACGGGTGCTTCCTTTCTGCGCTTAGCGCGCGCTCCGCAGCGCAGCATCGATCACGGCGCGGCCAATCGGGGCAGCCACTGAACCACCGGTGGCGGCCTGGCCTCGATCGCCGCCGTTCTTCACGACGACTGCGACGGCCACGTCCGCATCCTTCGATGGTCCAAAGGCTATATACCAAGCGTGTGGGTTTGAGTTACGGGAATCTTCCCCGTGCTCGGCGGTGCCGGTCTTGGAGGCGATGTCATCGCCACGGTAGCCGACGGTCATCTTCTCTGAACCGCGCATCAACTCGGTCAGCGCCGCGGCGGTGTCCTTGTCTACGGCTTGGTTCATTTCCTTCGCGTTGATCTTCCGGATGGTCTTCAGGTCCGCGCCCTGGATTTCGGACACCAGGTGCGGTTCCATCCGCTTGCCACCGTTGGCGACAGTAGCCGCCACCACGGCGTTCTGCAGCACCGACATCGATACGTCGCGCTGCCCAATCGAGGATTGGCCGCGGGCCGCCGGGTCTGAAAGATCCCCCAGGCTGCCGCTGGCGACCGGCAGGCCAAGGTCGTACTTCTCGCCGACACCGAACTTAGTGGCGGCGTCCGTCAGCGCCTTGTCGCCCACGTCAATGCCCATTTCCACAAAGGCGGTGTTGCAGGACTTCGCGAAGGCTTGCTGCAGTGTCGTCTGGGCGCCACCACACGATTGGCCACCGTAGTTTTCCAAGGTGGTGTTCGTGTTAGGCAAGGTGATTTCCCGTGCTCCCGTTACCGGTGAATTCAGGTTGTAGCCCTTTTGCAGCGCCGCCGCGGTGGTGATCACCTTGAAAGTGGATCCCGGCGGCAGCGTTTCCTGCGTGGCGTGGTTCAGCATCGGGGAATCCGGATCGGAGTTGAGCTGCTGCCACACACTATCTGCATCGGGGCCGACGATCCCCGCCGGATCGTAGGAAGGCGTCGACGCCATCGCCAACACCTCACCAGTCTTCGGCCGGATCGCCACCACTGCGCCCGAATAACCGTTCTTCGTCAGCCCTTCGTAGGCCGCGCGCTGCACCTCGGGCTGCAGCGTGAGCTTTATCGACGCCCCCGTCTGCTCCTTCCCGGTGAGTTGGTCAAGCCATCGGCTCGCGAACAGCGACGGGTCTGAGCCGTTTAGGATCTCATTCTTCGAGGCCTCCAACCCGGAGGCGCCGTAGATGTCAGAAAGGTAACCGATCACGGGACCGTAGGCGGTCACTGGGTTCGGGTAACTGCGTTGGTAGAAACCTTCGGAATCCTGGACGGATTGGGCGAGCACTTGGCCCCCAGCGGAAATCTGTCCGCGCGGTTGCGATTTCATCTCCAGGAAACCCCGGCGGTTCAACGCGTTGTGGGCGTATTCGTCGTCGCTAAAGGCCTGCACTCGGGTTAAGTTGATCAGTAGTGCCAGGATGAGCAGTAGGGCAAAGATGAACGTCTTTCGGATGGACTTATTCATGAGCGCACCGCCACATTCAGTTCGGTGTGTGGGCCGCTGACGGCCGACTGCGGGATGGCCACCTTGGGCTTGCGGGCGGAATCAGAGATCCGCAGGATGATGCCCAGCAGGATGTAGTTTGCCATCAGGGAGGATCCACCAGCGGACATGAATGGGGTGGTCAGGCCGGTCATCGGCATCATCGCGGAAATGCCGGCGGTGACCACGAAGATTTGCACAGCGATCGTCAGCGACAGGCCGGCGGCGACCAGCTTGCCGTAGGAATCCTCCACCAGCAGGGCAGTGTGCATGCCACGGGCGACAAACACCGCGAAGAGGACCAGGACGGCCGCCAGGCCGAACAGGCCAAGCTCCTCGCCAATCGTGGCGAGAATGAAATCCGACCAGGCCACCGGCACGATGTACGGGTAGCCCTGGCCCAAGCCCGTACCCGTGACTCCGCCCCAGGACATGCCAAACAAACTTTGGGCGAGCTGGCTGCTCTTGTCCCAGTTGCCCACCGGGTCGAGGAAGAGGCTGAACCGGGTCTGGATCTTTGTGGATACCTGGAACAAGGCGAACCCACCGATCGCAACCAGCGTGAAACCGATGAGCAGCCAGGAGGCCCGCCCCGTGGCGAGGTACAGCATGCCCAGCACCGTGCTGAACAGCAGCAGAGCCGGGCCGAAGTCGTTTTCTCCGGCCATGATCAAAATTGCGATCGCCCAAACCAGCACGATCGGTGCGAGGTCGCGCAAGCGCGGAAATTCCATGCCGAAGAAACGGTAGCCCGCTACGGTAAACAGCGCGCGCTTATTGACCAATAGCTGGGCGAAGAATAGCAGCAAAAGAATCTTGGAGAACTCCCCCGGCTGGATGGAAAACGGACCGAGCGCTAGCCAAATCCGGGCGTCGGCCTCCGCCGGCTGAGGCCAGACCATCGGCAACGCCAACAGCACGAGGCCCACGGCGCCGAGCAGGTAGGAGTAGCGGGTTAGGCTGCGATGATCGCGGAGGATGAACAGTACGGCGATGAGCATGACGACACCCACCAGCGTCCACATGACCTGCCGCGTAGCCATGGATGTCTCTTTGGCGGCATCGAGACGTTGGATCATGAGCAGCCCAAGCCCGTTGAGGAGTGCGACCACCGGCAGCAAAATTTGGTCTGCGTGTGGCGCCTTCCAGCACATCGCCAGGTGAGCCAGCGTAAACACGCCCACGTAGCCGCCGATCACGTAGGCCACCGATTTGGTGAGTTCGTTGCCTAGGGACACTTCCAGGTTGATGAGCGCCACCGCGATGATGACCGCGCTCAGCAGCAGGAGCCCAAACTCGGTGCGTCGAGAAGTCAAGCGTCGGAAGAATTCCATTAGCGCACCTCCCGGCAGTTCACGCCCGGCGTATTGAGGTCACCGGCCGCGCTTGCCGACGCCTCCGTGCCCTCCCGCACGACGCACACCGGCAGCACCGAGGTGGATAGCGTGGTCATTTGCTGCATCACTTCGTCATAGGAACCACCGGGGAGTTTGGCCTCCACTTGGGCGCGTGCGTCCGGCTGGAGGTCAGATTTCTTGAATGGTTCGCAGTCGGAAGATTGCATGTCCACCACCTTGAGGCGGCCTTCCTTGTCCAGGCAGGCCTGCTGGTAGGTGTGGTGGAGTTCCTTGCCGAAGATGGCATAGTCAGCGCCCTGCTCGATCACGAGCGCTTCGTCTTTGGTGGCGACATAAAAATTATTGGACATGTGGTTGTAACCCCACACGCCCACGCCAGCTAGTGCGAGGAACACCAGGACCGTTATCAGTGCCCCGAGCCATTTCCCGTTGCTTTTGTTTCCCTCGCCTGGACTGGGAGGGGTGGGCGAGGTGGGTTCGGGTTGTGGTTCGATCGTTCTCGATTGGCGATCCTGCAGCACGGCGGCTCGTCCGGCCGCCGTGTTAGGTCGCGGATCCTCCGGCTGGTCGCCATTGAGGGCGCCGCCTACTTCTGGGGTGGTTGGTAGGGCAGTTTCGTCGAAGGAGTCCGTGTCGACGACGTCCGCGATCACGATCGTCACGTTGTCGGGGCCACCTGAGCGCAAGGCAAGCTCGATTAGCCGGGCGGCTGCCTCCGCGGGGGTGCCCTCATTCAGCGTCGACTCAATGGTCGAATGAGTCACCGGGTCGGAGAGCCCATCGGAGCACAGCAGCAGGCGGTCACCCACCTGGGCGTCGAGAAGCTCGAGCGTGGGTTCTACCGGGCGGCCGGTGTACGCCTTGAGGATCAGCGACCGTTGGGGGTGCGTGGAGACATCTTCGGCGTCGAGTTCGCCTTCGTCGACGAGTGCTTGGACGTAGGTGTCGTCGCGGGTGATTCGCTCCAGCGCGCCGTCGCGGAGCCGGTAGCCACGGGAGTCGCCGACGTGGAGCATTCCGAACTGGGTGCCGTCGAAAAGCAGCGTGGTGCAGGTGGTGCCCATGCCGTCGGTCTCGGGGTTGGCGCGCACGCCCGCCGCGATGGCCTGGTTGGCGTCGTCGGCGACGGTGCCGAGGAGGGCGAGCATGTCGTTGTCGCCGGGGTCGGCGTCGAGCACGCGGAGGTGCTCCACCATGAGTTGGGAGGCGATTTCACCGGCGGCGTGGCCACCCATGCCGTCGGCCAAGACCAGCAGGTGGGGGCCGGCGTAGGCGGAGTCCTCATTGTTGCCTCGCACCAGTCCGCGGTCGGAGGCGACGGTGTAGTTGAGTTTTAGCATGTTATGGCTCCAACCTGACCGTGGTGCGGCCGATAGTGATATCGCTGTCTAGCGTGATGCGTTCGGGCTGGTCGATGCGGGTCTGGTTCACGTAGGTGCCGTTGCGCGAATCGAGATCTTCGACGAACCAGTCGTTGCCGCGCCGGGTGATGCGGGCGTGGCGGCCCGAAGCGTAGTCGTCACCGAGTACGAATTCGGCATCTTGGCTGCGCCCGAGGGTGAATTCCTGCAGGGTCGAGATGTCCATGTGGGACCCGGTGAGCGGCCCGTCCACAATCTTGATGATCCTTGGCGCGCCCTTGCCGCGGGATTTCCCTGGATGAGCGCGGGGGATGGCGGCCCGAGGCGCGGATGCTGCGGGCCCGGCGACGGCGGCGGTGTCGCGACGCAGCGCGCGAAACGCCATGAAGATGAAGAACCACAGCAGCACGAGCAGGCCGATGCGAAACGCTAACAAGATCATGGGGTGGCCTTCCTTCTGGTGAGTGCTAGCTGTGAGTAATGCGAACTTCGATTGTTGAATGACCCAGGTTAATGATGTCGCCATCAGCAAGCATCCAGTTCTCCACTGGGATGTCATTAACGGTAGTGCCATTTGTGGACTGCAAATCCACCAGCACAGCATCCTCGCCATCCCACGTGATCTCCGCATGCTCGCGACTCACCCCGGTATCCGGCAGACGCAAATCAGCCTCCGAGCTGCGCCCAATGATGTTCGAGCCCTCCTTCACCGCATAGGTCCGGCTCGAGCCGTCCTGCAGCAGCAGGTTGATGTGCTTGTGCGACTGCTTATCGACGGCCGGTTCTGGCGAGTACTGCATGACGGGAGAGTCTTCCTGTTGCTGGACCTGCTGGGCTTGAGCTGGGGATTGTGTTGCTGGGGCGGCTGGGGCGGCTGGGGCGGCTGGGGCGGCTGGGGCGGCGCCCACGTACTCGGAAACCTGCCCCGGTTGGGGATCAACCGAGGACACTGCCTGCAGCTGACCTACGCGCAGCGAGTCCGACTGTGTTATCGCGACAACTGTCGGACCGGCGCTCATCCATCCTTGATTCCGCAGGTGACGAGCCATCTGGTCTGCGAATTCCAACGGCAGATTCGGATAGTTCTGGGTGAGGTTGGCGAAGTCCTTTTCACTGACGTGCACATGGAACACGTTGGGAGCTTCGACATAGCCCTCGTAGGTGCGGACCATGTTGTCAGAAATTTCCTGTTTGAGTAGCTCCTCAATTTCCGCAGGAACAACCTTCCCACCGAAAACCCGGGCCAGGCCGTTATCCAACCCGCGCTGCATTGCAGAATCTAGCTTGGCGATCCGATCCATCACACCCACGATTACTCACCCTCCTTTCCGTTTACCTATGGTTTAACGTGTCTAGTATAGGTGCGAGTTCCCATTTGCCCCCATTTACTTCCCTGAATTCGCTGCACAAAGTCCTAAAAAGCGGCTTCTGGCCTGCGGATTTGTGCTAAGGATCGGCGTGCGTGCTAAATTAGGTGAGTCGCAAACATTGTTTGCTGCTACTCGGGCGAGTGGCGGAATGGCAGACGCGCTGGCTTCAGGTGCCAGTGTCCGTAAGGACGTGGGGGTTCAAGTCCCCCTTCGCCCACAATGAGCGGTTCACGAACCGCAAGGGCCGGAGATCACAAACTCGAAAGAGGGAGTGACCTCCGGTTTCTTTATTTTTCTGAACTTTAGCGGTCGAGGATTGCAAGTGTGGGGATTTACATCCTAACTCCCGCTCTCGCCTGTCGAACTCTTGTTTTCGATGGTGTCAATAAGTCATTTTGCTTGTTGTCTTGATCTGACGTCCTGGCTTTAGCTCCCGCTGCGGGGCAATTGGAATCCTCCAACTGAGATGTTTTCTCCTCCAACTGAGATGTTTTCCTTGGGGTGTTGGAGGATTTCCTAGTTGTTGGATCCCGATTTAAGAATTACTCGACTAGGCCGACGCGGATAAGGTTTCCATCAGGATCGGCAACTACGAAGGTGCGGCCGAAGACGTCATCGTAGGGTAGCTGCACAATTTGGACTTCTTTTGATTGGTGCTGCTCATTCACAGTTCCTGGTCAGAAATACGAACTCGGCTACACGCTCGCATCCTTAATCATGTGGTGGGATCGTCGAGTCAAAGAAGGGGTTCTCAAAGAAACCGATAACAGTTTCACCCTCGACGAGGATTACGCCGGTAGCGTCTTCGATCAGCTTCGCCAAGGAAAGATCCAAAACTAGCTTTTCCAGAATTGTTGTTCCTGCGCCCAGCACTTAAAAGCAATCGCCCATAGTAGAGGACACCACTACTACTAAACGATGGAGTACACCTCAAAAAACAGTTTTAGAATTACTGTCAGAGTCAGAAGGCGTTGGCACAGATGGCCGCAGCCCTAGCCGCTAAGCACGCCGGTGACCGGATCGAGAT from Corynebacterium epidermidicanis encodes:
- a CDS encoding serine/threonine-protein kinase translates to MTSYNTDGIERIQPLIGDDYRLQWIIGHGGMSTVWLADDLRHNREVAIKVLRPEFADNQEFLTRFRNEAQAAENINHPNVVATYDYRESHDAAGTTFCFIVMEFIRGESLADLLAREGALHEDRALGLLEQAAHGLATIHAMGLVHRDIKPGNIMITPEDGVKITDFGIAKAAAAVPLTRTGMVVGTAQYVSPEQAQGHDVSAASDVYSLGVVGYELLAGKRPFVGDSSVSVAIAHIKNAAPPLPVSVSAPARELIAIAMRKDATRRFPDGGAFAQSISRVRLGQPPVDPSPGTTEATQVIGGSPTSATTVMPVGTPAEALAAAKPGPTYVPPAAPAKKKSGAWPAVLALVALLAGGGVAYALLNSGDEPAPAPAPAPVTSTRETKTTEKTSVAPVVPSTSKAPTTTTKAPEATTIYVTPTEESSPASTSTKEKKTNNKKSTDPKVSVPEEPLPSLTVDLPSAPAMPTGLPNLGNLNPSGNRG
- a CDS encoding penicillin-binding transpeptidase domain-containing protein, yielding MNKSIRKTFIFALLLILALLINLTRVQAFSDDEYAHNALNRRGFLEMKSQPRGQISAGGQVLAQSVQDSEGFYQRSYPNPVTAYGPVIGYLSDIYGASGLEASKNEILNGSDPSLFASRWLDQLTGKEQTGASIKLTLQPEVQRAAYEGLTKNGYSGAVVAIRPKTGEVLAMASTPSYDPAGIVGPDADSVWQQLNSDPDSPMLNHATQETLPPGSTFKVITTAAALQKGYNLNSPVTGAREITLPNTNTTLENYGGQSCGGAQTTLQQAFAKSCNTAFVEMGIDVGDKALTDAATKFGVGEKYDLGLPVASGSLGDLSDPAARGQSSIGQRDVSMSVLQNAVVAATVANGGKRMEPHLVSEIQGADLKTIRKINAKEMNQAVDKDTAAALTELMRGSEKMTVGYRGDDIASKTGTAEHGEDSRNSNPHAWYIAFGPSKDADVAVAVVVKNGGDRGQAATGGSVAAPIGRAVIDAALRSAR
- a CDS encoding FtsW/RodA/SpoVE family cell cycle protein; its protein translation is MEFFRRLTSRRTEFGLLLLSAVIIAVALINLEVSLGNELTKSVAYVIGGYVGVFTLAHLAMCWKAPHADQILLPVVALLNGLGLLMIQRLDAAKETSMATRQVMWTLVGVVMLIAVLFILRDHRSLTRYSYLLGAVGLVLLALPMVWPQPAEADARIWLALGPFSIQPGEFSKILLLLFFAQLLVNKRALFTVAGYRFFGMEFPRLRDLAPIVLVWAIAILIMAGENDFGPALLLFSTVLGMLYLATGRASWLLIGFTLVAIGGFALFQVSTKIQTRFSLFLDPVGNWDKSSQLAQSLFGMSWGGVTGTGLGQGYPYIVPVAWSDFILATIGEELGLFGLAAVLVLFAVFVARGMHTALLVEDSYGKLVAAGLSLTIAVQIFVVTAGISAMMPMTGLTTPFMSAGGSSLMANYILLGIILRISDSARKPKVAIPQSAVSGPHTELNVAVRS
- a CDS encoding PP2C family protein-serine/threonine phosphatase — protein: MLKLNYTVASDRGLVRGNNEDSAYAGPHLLVLADGMGGHAAGEIASQLMVEHLRVLDADPGDNDMLALLGTVADDANQAIAAGVRANPETDGMGTTCTTLLFDGTQFGMLHVGDSRGYRLRDGALERITRDDTYVQALVDEGELDAEDVSTHPQRSLILKAYTGRPVEPTLELLDAQVGDRLLLCSDGLSDPVTHSTIESTLNEGTPAEAAARLIELALRSGGPDNVTIVIADVVDTDSFDETALPTTPEVGGALNGDQPEDPRPNTAAGRAAVLQDRQSRTIEPQPEPTSPTPPSPGEGNKSNGKWLGALITVLVFLALAGVGVWGYNHMSNNFYVATKDEALVIEQGADYAIFGKELHHTYQQACLDKEGRLKVVDMQSSDCEPFKKSDLQPDARAQVEAKLPGGSYDEVMQQMTTLSTSVLPVCVVREGTEASASAAGDLNTPGVNCREVR
- a CDS encoding FHA domain-containing protein FhaB/FipA gives rise to the protein MILLAFRIGLLVLLWFFIFMAFRALRRDTAAVAGPAASAPRAAIPRAHPGKSRGKGAPRIIKIVDGPLTGSHMDISTLQEFTLGRSQDAEFVLGDDYASGRHARITRRGNDWFVEDLDSRNGTYVNQTRIDQPERITLDSDITIGRTTVRLEP
- a CDS encoding DUF3662 and FHA domain-containing protein encodes the protein MDRIAKLDSAMQRGLDNGLARVFGGKVVPAEIEELLKQEISDNMVRTYEGYVEAPNVFHVHVSEKDFANLTQNYPNLPLEFADQMARHLRNQGWMSAGPTVVAITQSDSLRVGQLQAVSSVDPQPGQVSEYVGAAPAAPAAPAAPAAPATQSPAQAQQVQQQEDSPVMQYSPEPAVDKQSHKHINLLLQDGSSRTYAVKEGSNIIGRSSEADLRLPDTGVSREHAEITWDGEDAVLVDLQSTNGTTVNDIPVENWMLADGDIINLGHSTIEVRITHS
- a CDS encoding VOC family protein, whose amino-acid sequence is MNEQHQSKEVQIVQLPYDDVFGRTFVVADPDGNLIRVGLVE